One Cystobacter ferrugineus genomic window, CGGGCGCCACGGGCGCCACGGGCTCGAGCGGGGTGCCCGCGTCGGTGCTCCCGGCCGAGGCCAGCTCGGGCTCGTCCTCCTCGGGGAGCACGGGCACCTCGGGGGTGTTGCGCTCCGCGTCGGGCTCCACGCCCACGGCCTTGCGCTTGGAGGCGGCGCTCGACGTGGTGACGAGCGCCACGAGCTGTGGCACCACCGGTCCCCGCGCGAGGCTGGGGATGGGACGCCAAGCCTCCGGCACCGGGGCGAGCGACAGCCCCACCGCGAGTGCCAGGGTAAGGGCGAGCGTCAACCCGACCGATGTGTGCTTGGACTCCAACGCGGGCGACATGAGACTGGCTTTTGGCCCCCGGGTCAAAACTCCTGCCCGAACTCGTTGGGTAACCGGACAGTCGAGGCCCTGGCGGGCGGCGGGCGAGGCGCTATCTTGCGCCGCTCATGGCACTCCATCCCGTCATCATGGCCGGTGGTTCCGGCACCCGTTTCTGGCCGCTGTCGCGCAAGGCCCGTCCCAAGCAGTTCCTCCCCCTCGCCTCGAAGAATCCGCTGATCTCCGACACCGTCTCCCGGCTCAAGGGCCTGGCCACGGTGAAGGACACGCTCATCGTGTGCGGTCCCTCGCATGCCAAGCAGGCGGTCAAGCTGGTGAAGGGGCTGCCCAAGAAGAACCTCCTCGTGGAGCCGGTGGCGCGCAACACCGCGCCGGCCATCGCGCTGGCCGCCCTGGCCGTGGCGGCGAAGGACCCCGAGGGCATCCTCGTGGTGCTGCCCTCGGACCACCACGTGGCGGACACGAAGGGCTTCCAGAGAATCCTCTCCGAGGCGGCGCGCGTGGCGGCCGGCGGACACCTCGTCACGCTGGGCATCACGCCGCAGCGGCCGGAGACGGGCTATGGCTACATCCAGGTGGGCGCGGTGCTCCCGGGTGGCGGCCGTCAGGTGAAGGCCTTCCGCGAGAAGCCGGACCCGGAGACGGCGCGGCGCTACGTGGACTCGGGCGAGTACGTGTGGAACGCGGGCATCTTCATCTTCCGCGCGGACGCCATCCTCGCCGCCTTCGACGAGCACATGCCGGAGATGCGCAAGGGCCTGGACACGCTGCGCAAGGCGGTGGGCAAGCGCACCTTCCCGGCCGTGCTCAAGCGCGTCTTCCCCAAGCTGCCCTCGGTCTCCATCGACTACGGGGTGATGGAGAAGGCGAAGAACCTGGCGGTGCTGCCGGGTGACTTCGGCTGGTCCGACGTGGGCTCCTTCTCGGCCATCCCCGAGGTGCGTCCCGCGGACGAGCATGGCAACGTCGTCTCCGGTCCCGAGGCGGTGGTGGTGGACTGCAAGGGCTGCGTGGTGCTCGCCGACAAGCGGCCGCTCGCGGTGGTGGGCCTCACCGACATGGTCGTCGTGGACTCGGGTGACGCGGTGCTCGTCGTCCCCAAGGACAAGAGCCAGGACGTGCGCAAGGTGGTCGAGTCCCTCAAGGCCCGCAAGCGCGACAAGTTCCTCTGAGGGGTGTCGAGCACCTGGCGCCCCCGGGTGCTCCGTTTTTTTCAGGGCCGGGTTTGTAGGAATGACGGGACCACTTCACCTTCCGTCCGCCGCCGCGCCTGCTTTCAGGACTTGCCGTGTCGGCTTCCGCTCAGGGCAAGGGGTGCACGGAGGTTGCAAAGCCTCCGTGCCACGCGACCCGCCAGATGGGCGCGGCCGGGGGCGGCGATGGGTTGTGAACAATGTCAGACAGAGCATGAAGCGGGGGCACCCTGCACCCCTGGCGACGGCTTCCCGTGCGACAGCGAGACGCTGTCCGGCATGGGCTACGGTCCGCTGGTGTTCGTGCGCAAGCTGGGCACGGGAGCGCTGGCGAGCGTGTACCTCGCCGAGCACCCGTCGAGCGGTGCGCTCTTCGCGGTGAAGGTGCTGCATCCCCACCTGGCGCGCACGCCCGCGGTGCTCCAGCGCTTCTACGCGGAGGCGCGCACGTTGAAACACCTCGTGCATCCGAACGTGACGCGGGTACTCGACGTGCGCCAGGCGCCCAATGGCCACCACTGCATGCTCATGGAGTACGTGGACGGCCTTCCCCTGTCGCGGCTGCCGCTGCCCCTGCCTCCCGCGGAGGTGGTGTTCCTGCTGCTCCAGGTGCTCGAGGGGCTGGAGGCCGCGCACTCCCAAGGCATCGTCCACCGGGATCTCAAGCCGGAGAACCTGGTGCTCACCACCGGGCGTGATGGCACGCGGCGCGTGAAGATCCTCGACTTCGGCATGGCGAGCACCCTGGCCGAGGGCTTCTCACCGGAGGAGCTCGCCGCGGGCATGGTGGTGGGCAGCCCGGCCTACCTCGCGCCCGAGCTGTGGGTGCGCGCCGAGCCGGATGGCCGCGCGGACCTGTATTCGCTCGCGGTGCTGGGCTACCGGTTGCTGACGGGACGGCTTCCCTTCGGCGGCGGGGGCCGCATGGGGGAGATGCTGCTCGTGCACAAGCCGAGCGTGCCGCTGGCGCCGCACCAGTTGGACGAGCAGGTGCCCATCGCGCTCTCCGCGGTGGTGATGCAGGCCCTGGCGCTGCGGCCGGATGATCGCTTCGCCAGCGCGCGTGCCTTCCGGGCGGCGCTGAACGAGGCGATGCGGCGGCCCGCCTTCGGATGCATGGCGCCCGCGGCCTTCCAGGTACGGGTGGAGGGCGCCGGGGGCCAGGGGCTGGTGCCGGTCTTCGTGAACGACGTGAGCGATGACGGGCTGCGCATCGCCTGTGATGGGGAACTGCCCCGCCTGGGCGCGCGCCTGGAGGTGGAGTTGTCGCTCAATGGGTGGGTGCTCGCGTGCATGGGGGACGTGGTGCGCCTGCTGCCCGCCGAGGAGGCGCGCACGTGGGGCGGCCGTCAGGGCTTCATCCTCCACTTCTCCGAGCCCTCCGAGGACGTGCGCCGGCTCATCGCCCAGGCCCTGGCGCCGCCGCCACCGGAGACCCCGCCGGATCCGGAGCTCGCGCAGCTCCTCGCGCGGGCGGGCGCGTGCGGTCAGGATCCGTACTCGCTCCTGTCCATTCCGCCGCACGCGGACTTCGCCGAGGTGCTGCGGCGCCTGGCCCTGGCCGAGCGCCGGTTGGAGCCCTTCTGGCACCGGCAGTTGCCCGCCGAGCAGCGCCAGGCGCTGGAAGCCCTGCACGGCAGATTGGAGGCCGCCCGGCGCACGCTGGGGGAGCCGCTGGCGCGCGCCCGCTTCGATGCGTCCCGGGGCAACTTCCACGGCGTGGCGCATTGCCTCGCGGCCGGGGTGCCGCACGCCTCGGTCAACCGCCTGCGTCAGGCGTTCCTCGCCGCCCGGCCGGACGCGGAGGAGCACGCGCGGGAGCTGTTCGACAAGGGCGTCGTCCTGGAGGCGCAGCACGTGCTCGACGGCGCGCTGGCGCGCTACACGGAGGCGCTGCGCGTGGATCCGCTCAACGTGTCCATCCACCGCTACTACCACTCGCTGGCCAGGCGGGTGCACGCCTCCCGGCTCCAGGCCGCTGGCACGGAGCAGGGCGCCGCGTCCTCGTGAGTTCGCTTCACGAATCCATGCGCAGCGGGTAGACCATGAGCCCCGGTGGAGGGGCGCCCGGCTGCACGATTCGAGGAAGCAATGGTGGCGAAGAAGGCGGTGAAGAAGGCGGCGAGGAAGTCTGGTGACACCTCGCGCGCGAAGGAGTGGAAGCGCCTGGAGAAGCAGTTCTCCAATGCGCTCGGCAAGGCTTCCATGGGTGGTTACCCCGCGGAACTCGAGCCGCGTGGCATGTCTTTCGAGCACGCGTTCGATCCCTCTCCGCTGCTCCCCCCGGACTATCTCCAGTTCGTGAAGGAGCTGGGTTACCGGTGGATCACCACCGGTGAGACGGCGCTGGGCTTCCTTCCTCCCCGGTGGATGCTGAATCTCTCCCAGCAGATGGGGGAGCCGGGCCGAAAGTGGGAAGCGGTTCGCGCGGAGCGGGAAGCCGGTACCCACACCTACCGCTTCGTGATGTTCGCCTCCCGCGACATCAACGACGTCAACGGGTACTGCTTCGGCAAGAGTGAGGACGGCGACGCGTTGGTGGTCTGGAACGTGGAGGACAGCCTGCCCGAGAGCGAGCTGGGGCCGTTCTCCACCTGGCTCGAGCAGGAAATGCAAGCGTTGGGCGAGGCGCTCTCGGAGTTGGACGAGGAGCGCGAGGACGCGGACGACGAGGAACTGGGAGAGCCGCTGGGCCTCGAAGGGGAGTCCCTCGAGATGGCCGTGGCGGTGAAGCTTCCCAAGAAGGGGGGCGCGGAGGGGGTGCTGGCCGCGTTCTCCAGGACGGAGAAGGAGCTCACGCTGAATGGCCGGAAGCTGGGGACGCTGCCGGCGTCGATCGGGGAGTTCTCGGAGCTGGAGCGGCTGTGGCTGGGTTCGACGGGGCTCAAGCAGCTACCCGGGGAACTGGGCCGGCTCGGGAAGCTGAAGAGGCTGGATCTGTCCTTCAATCGGGAGCTGCGCTCCCTTCCTCCCGAGGTGGGGCAGCTCCAAGCGCTCGAGTCGCTCAATCTGAAGAACACGGGGCTGACTTCGCTCCCCGAGGAACTGGGCCGGCTCGAGCGGCTGACGTTCCTCGACCTGCAGGCGACGGAACTCAAATCCCTCCCGGCCTGTCTCTTCCAGATGAAGAGCCTCAAGACGCTGGACCTGTATTGGACGCCCATTCCTCCCGAGGAGATCGAGCGGCTGCGACAGGCGCTCCCGGACTGCAAGGTGGGGACGCTCTAACTCTACTGCGTCAGGTCGTCCAGCACGTCGGAGAGGGTCGTGGCGTTCAGGGCCCGATCGAACCAGCGGTCGAGGGTCGCCAGATCCGTGCAGGTGAGGATGCGCTGCCGGGCCGCTTCGTCGACGTACAGACCCCGCGTGGCGAGAACCCGCAGGACGTACTCGGCACGCCCTCGGATCAGACCCTCCTCCCTGCCTTCTTCCCGGCCCTCTTCCCGGCCCTTCGCCAGACCTTGTTGGCGACCACGCTCGATGAGTTCCTCGCCATAGCTCCGCATCAACTCCTCCGCTCGTTGCTCATCCAGCACCGAATGTAACACCCGCCCGGTGGCTTCATGGACGGCCGCATCCCCGATCCAGAGCTGAACGAGTTCTGTGACACCTTCTTCGGGCGACGGCGCGCTAGACCTCATCCTCCTGGCCCCGGTGGGCGGGTTGAAGACATCCCAACCAAACTCCAAGCTTTTGTCGTGAGCCCGAGAACCTGC contains:
- a CDS encoding mannose-1-phosphate guanylyltransferase, coding for MALHPVIMAGGSGTRFWPLSRKARPKQFLPLASKNPLISDTVSRLKGLATVKDTLIVCGPSHAKQAVKLVKGLPKKNLLVEPVARNTAPAIALAALAVAAKDPEGILVVLPSDHHVADTKGFQRILSEAARVAAGGHLVTLGITPQRPETGYGYIQVGAVLPGGGRQVKAFREKPDPETARRYVDSGEYVWNAGIFIFRADAILAAFDEHMPEMRKGLDTLRKAVGKRTFPAVLKRVFPKLPSVSIDYGVMEKAKNLAVLPGDFGWSDVGSFSAIPEVRPADEHGNVVSGPEAVVVDCKGCVVLADKRPLAVVGLTDMVVVDSGDAVLVVPKDKSQDVRKVVESLKARKRDKFL
- a CDS encoding serine/threonine-protein kinase, with product MGYGPLVFVRKLGTGALASVYLAEHPSSGALFAVKVLHPHLARTPAVLQRFYAEARTLKHLVHPNVTRVLDVRQAPNGHHCMLMEYVDGLPLSRLPLPLPPAEVVFLLLQVLEGLEAAHSQGIVHRDLKPENLVLTTGRDGTRRVKILDFGMASTLAEGFSPEELAAGMVVGSPAYLAPELWVRAEPDGRADLYSLAVLGYRLLTGRLPFGGGGRMGEMLLVHKPSVPLAPHQLDEQVPIALSAVVMQALALRPDDRFASARAFRAALNEAMRRPAFGCMAPAAFQVRVEGAGGQGLVPVFVNDVSDDGLRIACDGELPRLGARLEVELSLNGWVLACMGDVVRLLPAEEARTWGGRQGFILHFSEPSEDVRRLIAQALAPPPPETPPDPELAQLLARAGACGQDPYSLLSIPPHADFAEVLRRLALAERRLEPFWHRQLPAEQRQALEALHGRLEAARRTLGEPLARARFDASRGNFHGVAHCLAAGVPHASVNRLRQAFLAARPDAEEHARELFDKGVVLEAQHVLDGALARYTEALRVDPLNVSIHRYYHSLARRVHASRLQAAGTEQGAASS
- a CDS encoding leucine-rich repeat domain-containing protein — encoded protein: MVAKKAVKKAARKSGDTSRAKEWKRLEKQFSNALGKASMGGYPAELEPRGMSFEHAFDPSPLLPPDYLQFVKELGYRWITTGETALGFLPPRWMLNLSQQMGEPGRKWEAVRAEREAGTHTYRFVMFASRDINDVNGYCFGKSEDGDALVVWNVEDSLPESELGPFSTWLEQEMQALGEALSELDEEREDADDEELGEPLGLEGESLEMAVAVKLPKKGGAEGVLAAFSRTEKELTLNGRKLGTLPASIGEFSELERLWLGSTGLKQLPGELGRLGKLKRLDLSFNRELRSLPPEVGQLQALESLNLKNTGLTSLPEELGRLERLTFLDLQATELKSLPACLFQMKSLKTLDLYWTPIPPEEIERLRQALPDCKVGTL